The Streptomyces cyaneogriseus subsp. noncyanogenus region ACTCCTTGCCGTCGTAGACCTCGCGCACGATGGAGCCCTCGGCCAGCTTGGCCGGGTACATGCCCAGGCGCATGGTGCCGCCCATGTCGCCCTCGCCGGCGACGATGTCGAGCTGCTCGGCCATGGTGGAGATGACCGGGTGGGCGGTGGCCGGGTCGAACTCGGTGGAGTTGGCGTCGGTGATGCCCGCCAGGTTGCGCGCGGCCTCGATCACGATGCACTGCAGGCCCAGGCACAGGCCCAGCAGCGGGATCTTGTTCTCACGGGCGTAGCGGATGGCGCCGACCTTGCCGAGCACGCCGCGGTCGCCGAAGCCGCCGGGGATGCAGATGGCGTCGACGTCGCCGAGCTGCGCCTTGGCGCCGGCCGGGGTCTTGCAGTCGTCGGAGGTGACCCACTTGATCTTCACGCGGGCGCGGTTGGCGAAGCCGCCGGCGCGCAGCGCCTCGGTGACCGACAGATAGGCGTCGGGCAGGTCGATGTACTTGCCGACCAGGGCGAGGGTGACCTCGTGGTCGGGGTTGTGGACGCGGTCGAGCAGGTCGTCCCAGGTCGTCCAGTCCACGTCGCGGAAGGGCAGGTCCAGCTTGCGCACGACATAGGCGTCCAGGCCCTCGGCGTGCACGACCTTGGGGATGTCGTAGATCGAGCGGGCGTCGGGGCAGGCGACGACGGCGGCCTCGTCGACGTCGCACATGAGCGAGATCTTGCGCTTGATCGCCGTGGGTACCTCACGGTCGCAGCGCAGCACGATCGCGTCGGGCTGGATGCCGATGTTGCGCAGGGCGGCGACGGAGTGCTGCGTCGGCTTGGTCTTCAGCTCACCCGAAGGGCCGATGTAGGGCAGGAGGGAGATGTGCACCACGAAGACGTTGTCCCGGCCGACCTCGTGGCGGACCTGGCGGACGGTCTCCAGGAACGGCAGCGACTCGATGTCGCCGACCGTGCCGCCGACCTCCGTGATCACGACGTCCACCTCGTCGGTGGCCATGCGGCGGATGCGGTGCTTGATCTCGTTGGTGATGTGCGGGATGACCTGCACGGTGTCGCCGAGGTACTCGCCGCGCCGCTCCTTGGCGATCACCGTCGAGTAGACCTGGCCGGTGGTGACGTTGGCGGAGCCGTCGAGGTCGCGGTCGAGGAACCGCTCGTAGTGGCCGATGTCCAGGTCGGTCTCGGCGCCGTCGTTGGTGACGAACACCTCACCGTGCTGGAACGGGTTCATCGTGCCAGGGTCGACGTTGAGGTAGGGGTCGAGCTTCTGCATCACGACGCGCAGGCCCCGTGCCTTGAGCAGCATGCCGAGGCTGGAGGCGGTCAGCCCCTTGCCGAGAGAGGAGGCGACACCCCCGGTGACGAAGATGTGCTTGGTCGTCGAGGATTTGGGCGGCATGGCCAAGAGGGGGCTCCCGTGGTCGCTGTCTGGGGGTGCGGGGCGGCTTCCTGCCGGAGGTTTCCGGCGGTGCCGTCGCTGCGGTTCGGGGGTCCCTTGCGGTTTTTCCTTCCGGGGGCTCCCACCGGTCCACGGGCTACCAGCGTATCAGCGCCCGGAGGCGATGGCTTCCGGCCACGCTCCGCGCACGCGCCGGCACAGGTCCGGACTTCCGGCGCGGGAATCGAACGCTCACCCGTTCGGTGGGGACCGCTTGCCCGGAAGGGGCACACAGAGCCACCACGTGCGTCGTATCCTGCTCGGACATTCACTGCCGAGCCCGGCCGGCCGCGCGGCACCACCCCACGCCATTCGCGCACCGGAACAACGAGAGCTCGTCAGTTCGTTGAGCAACAATTGTCTTTCGGCTTCACAGTGGTCGGCCGCAGCGCCGTACGGCTGTTTTGCTTCAACGCTCAACGACGCTTTACAACCACCCCTTGACCGCACTAGCGACCGCCCCCTCGTGGGGTGACGTGGCCGTTCGACTGGAGTTGCACGTGGCCGGGCGCATCGAAGACTACGCACTCATCGGAGACATGCAGACCGCTGCCCTGGTCTGCCGGGACGGGACAGTCGACTGGCTGTGCCTGCCCCGCTTCGACTCGCACGCCATCTTCGCCGGTCTGCTGGGCACGGAGGAACACGGCTTCTGGCGGCTCGGACCCGCCCACGCCGCGGACGCCCGGCCGCCGGCCGCCGACCGGCGCTCCTACCGCGGCGACTCGCTGGTCCTGGAGTCCGAGTGGGACACCCCGCGCGGCACGGTCCGCGTGACCGATTTCATGCCCCCGCGCGACGGCGCCCCGCAGGTGATCCGGATCGTGGAGGGCGTCTCGGGCCGGGTGCCCATGCGGTCGGAGCTGCGGATGCGCTTCAGCTACGGGCGGGTGGTGCCGTGGGTGCACAAGCACGACGGGCGCACGGTCGCGGTCGCCGGCCCGGACTCCGTGTGGTTCGACACCGAGGTGGAGACCTACGGCAAGGACCTGACCACCTACGCGGACTTCACCGTCACGCCCGGTGACCGGATCGCGTTCACCATCTCCTGGCAGCCCTCGCACAAGGAGGCGCCGCCGCTGCCCGAGCCGGAGCAGTCGCTGGAGGCGACGGAGGAGTTCTGGCGCGATTGGGTGGAGCACTGTACGTACCACGGCCCCTACCGCGAGGCCGTGATCCGCTCCCTGATCACGCTGAAGGCCCTCACCTACGCCCCCACCGGCGGCATCGTCGCGGCCCCCACCACCTCCCTGCCGGAGGAGATCGGCGGCGTGCGCAACTGGGACTACCGCTACACCTGGCTGCGCGACGCGGCGATCACCCTGTCCTCGCTGCTGCGCACCGGCTACCGCGAGGAAGCCCGCGCCTGGCGCGAGTGGCTGCTGCGCGCGGTGGCCGGCGACCCGGAGAACCTCCAGATCATGTACGGCATCGCCGGCGAGCGCGAGCTGGGCGAGGCGGAGCTGGACTGGCTGCCCGGCTACGAGAACTCCGCCCCGGTCCGGGTCGGCAACGGCGCCGCCCACCAGCTCCAGCTCGACGTGTACGGCGAGGTCACCGAGGCCCTGCACCTGGCGCACATGACGGGCCTGGCCCGCAACGACTACGCCTCGCTGCTCCAGCTCAAGCTGATCCGCTACCTGGAGGACCACTGGCAGGACCCGGACGAGGGCATCTGGGAGGTGCGCGGCCCGCGCCGCCACTTCGTGCACTCCAAGGTGATGGCCTGGGTCGCCGTCGACCGCACCATCAAGCTGATCGAGTCCGGTGACGCCGACGGCCCGCTGGAGCGCTGGAAGCAGCTGCGCGACGACATCCACCGGGACGTGTGCGAGAAGGGCTACGACAAGGAGCGCAACACCTTCACCCAGTCCTACGGCTCCCAGGAGCTGGACGCCTCGCTGCTGCTGATCCCGCAGATGGGCTTCCTGCCGCCCGACGACAAGCGGGTGATCGGCACCATCGAGGCGATCCAGCGGGAGCTGTCCACGCCGGACGGCTTCATCCTGCGCTACCCGACCGAGGGCGAGAGCGCGGGCGTCGACGGCCTCCCGGGCGACGAGGGCGCCTTCCTCGCCTGCTCGTTCTGGATGGCGGACGACCTGGCGATGATCGGCCGGGTGGACGAGGCCCGCCAGTTGTTCGAGAAGCTGCTGTCCCTGCGCAACGACCTCGGCCTGCTCGCCGAGGAGTGGGACCCGCGCCTGAAGCGCCAGGTCGGCAACTTCCCGCAGGCGTTCAGCCATGTGCCGCTCATCGACACGGCCCTCAGGCTGACGGCCTCGGGGGCGTACGGAGGCTGAGCGGCGGTGTCCGGCGGCCGTGGTCCACGGCCGCCGGACACCTTCGCCGACGGGTCATCCCAGCGCGGCGATCACCTCCCGCGCCGCCCGCTCCCCCTCGGTGGCGCCGCCCTCCATGAACCCCTGGAAGTCGTACGAGCAGTGCTCGCCGCCGATGTGGATGTTGCCCTGCGCGACGCCTTCGTACCCCGCGTACCGGTGGAGATAGCCCACCGGCCAGTACGAGTAGGCGCCCAGCGCGTACGGGCTGAGGTGCCAGGCGGACAGCTGGGCCCGGCCCGTCCAGGCCGCCGACGTGCCGGGGAAGAAGGCGTCGATCTCCTTCAGGTACGTCTTCGCCAGCCCGGCGACGTACGGGTCGCTCTCGCGGGAGAACGGCCCGGCCGGTGCCAGCGCCTTGGCGAGGCTGCCGCCGCCGTACTGGATGAGGATGCCGCCGGTGCCCGGCTGGATCCTGGTGGTGTCCCAGGTCTGCTGGACGCGGGTGTCGGTGAAGCAGTCGCCCGCCGAGACGCCCGGCCAGGGGCCGGTGCCCCGCCAGGGCCGGGAGGTGAACTGCATGTTCAGCTTGGTGCAGTGCCCCATGCGGGCGTCGCGCAGCAGATCGCGCATCCGGGGGTCGAACCCGGCCCGGGTGAGGTCGATCCGTTGCAGCACCGGCAGCGGCACGCACAGCACGGTGTGGTCGGCGGTGACCGTCCGCACCGCTCCCGACTCGTCGAAGGTGAGCGTCTGCGTGCCGTCGGCGGCCACGCGTACGGCCTCCAGCGACCAGCCGTGCCGGATCGTCCCCTCGGGCAGGGCCCCGGCGATGGCGCGCGGGAGCCGGTCGTTGCCGCCGACGATGTGGTAGCGCTCGTTGGACAGGCCCCAGACGTTGAAGTTGCCGGGATTGGTCTGGTAGCCCATCAGCAGCACCAGGGCGAGCGCGGACTGCTCGGTGGTGTCGGCGCCGTACTCGACGGTGTAGGCGGCGTCGAAGAAGCGGCCCAGCGGGGAGTCGTGCCCGCCGGGGACGCGTGACTCGATCCAGTCGTACAGGGACATGGTGTCCAGCGCCGTACCGGCCTCGGTGGTGCGGTTCCACATCACCTCGCCCGCCTCCCTCAGGTCGCGGTGGAGGGCCTGGTAGACGTCCTTGAAGTCCTCGTCGGCCTGTTCGCGCGGGTAGTAGGCGCCGTCGAACCACAGGACCTCCTCGGCGCCGTTCGGGCCGCCGCCGAGGAAGTCCTCGACCGGCAGGGAGAAGCGGCGGCACAGTTCGAGCATCTTCTTGTGGCCGGTGTCGATCAGCTCCGCGCCGATCTCGGAGGTCTGGCCGTAGGCCCAGTGGTCGCGCTGGGTGTGGATCCGGCCGCCGACCCGGTCGGGGTGGGCCTCGTAGAGGGTGCAGGCGTACCCGGCGTCGCGCAGGGTGAGCGCGGCGGTCAGGCCGGCGATGCCCGCGCCCACGACGGCGATGCGGGGAGCCGCGGCGCGCGCGGCCGCGGACGCCACGGGCGCGGCGGTGGCGACGGTCGCGGTCGCCGCGAGGGCGGCGGCGCCGGTCAGCACCGAGCGGCGGCGGACGCCCCGCGCCTCGGCCACGGGCAGCCCGAGCCGGTGGGCGGCGGCGTGGTCGGCGGCGAGGGTGCGCAGGACGTGCAGGGCGTGCGTACGGGACATGGCGGGCTCCTCAGGCGTGGGCGGGGGCTTCCTTCACGTCGTCGTCCGTGCGTTCGGCCGCGTCCTCCAGGACGATCCGGCCGATGATCTCGTAGCGCTCCGGCCGGCGGGCCCGCAGATACAGTCCGAGCCCGAGGCCGCCGAAGAAGACCAGCCCCACGATCCACGGGATGGCCTGGAAGAAGAGCGAGCCGGCCGCCGTGCCGGCCGCGGTGTCCAGGTTCACCACCAGCAGCCCCACCACCGCCATCATGCCGATGCCGCCGAGCAGCGGGGCGGTGAGGGTGCGGAACCAGTGCCGGTCCTCCGGGTGGTTCTTCCGGAAGTAGCCGACGACCGCGAAGGAGCACAGCGTCTGCACGATGAGGATCGCCATCGTGCCGAGGATCGCCAGCAGCGTGTACAGGTGGACGTACGGGTCCTGCCCGGTCAGCCAGAACGCCCCGACCAGCGCGGTCGCGATGACCGACTGGACGAAGGAGGCCAGGTACGGCGATCCGTGCCGGGCGTGGGTGCGTCCCAGCGCCGGGTGCAGGAAGCCCTCGCGGCCGATGGCGTAGAGATAGCGGGCGGCGCACTGGTGGAACGCCATGCCGCAGGCGAACGAGCCGGTGATCAGCAGCCACTGGAAGGCGTCGACCGCCCAGGCCCCGATGTAGGCGTGCGCCGGGTGGAAGAACAGGTCCAGGGGGCTGCTGCCGGAGGAGACATCCACCGACCCCTTCAGGCCGTTGCCGGCGATGGTCATCCAGGAGACGTAGATGTAGAAGAGGCCGACCCCGACCACCGAGACGATCGTCGCGCGCGGGATGACGCGCTTGGGGTCGCGGGACTCCTCCCCGTACATCGCCGTCGACTCGAAGCCGACCCAGGACCAGAAGGCGAAGAACAGGCCGAGCCCGGCGGAGGCCCCGCCGAAGGCGTTCGCCGGGTGGACCGGCTCCAGGGGGATGCCGTCCGGGCCGCCGCCGTGGAGCAGGACGGCGGTGGCGACGGCGAAGAGCACGGCGATCTCGGCGATCAGCATCACGCCGAGCGCCCTGGCCGTCAGGTTGATGTCGAAGTACGACAGCACGGCCGTCACCAGCAGCATCGCGGCGGCGTAGACGATCCACGGCAGGTCGAGGCCGAGCTGGTCCGCGACGGTGGTCCGGGCGAAGTAGGAGAAGACGCCGACGATGGACGCCTCGAAGACGATGTACGCCAGCACCGCGAGCATGCCGGAGGCCATGCCGGCGATCCGGCCCAGGCCGTGCGAGATGTAGCCGTAGAAGGCGCCCGCGGCGGTGATCCGGCGGGCCATGGCGACGTACCCGACGGAGAACACCGTCAGCACGAGCGTGGCGAAGAGGTAGCCGGCCGGCGCCCCGGTGCCGTTGCCGAAGCCGACCGCGATGGGCAGGTTGCCGGTCATCGCGGTGATGGGGGCGGCGGTGGCGACCGCCATGAAGACCACGCCCACCAGCCCTACGGAGTCCGCCTTGAGCCGGTGGACCTCTCGCCCGGGTGTCTCGGGTGCCGCCGGATGTGTCTCTGCCATTCCCGCCCCTCTCAGCGTTGCAGCACGACGAAATCCGAAGGTCGCCAAGGGCTCCTCTTGCGGATGCGTCAGTGTTGCGGCGCAGTGACACACACCACAACAGACACGGGGTCGTGCAATCCGGCGCCGGGCGCGACGCTCTGTCGGGTGGCCGGGCCCGGTGATCGCCGCCGTAACCGCCCGGAGATGTCCCCGCAGCATGCGCGCCGGTAGCGTCCGGCCCATGAACAGCGGTACGGACAGCGGACTCGACACCCACGGCGCCGGGATCACCGTGCAGCGGGCCCTGGAACTGCCCGGGCTGCGCAGCGGCCTGCCCGAGGTGGTGGCGGGCGCGGACCGGCTGCGCCGCGCCGTGCGCTGGGTGCACGCGGGCGAGGTCCCCAACATCGCCTCCCTGCTCAAGGGCGGCGAGCTGCTCCTGACCACGGGCTACGGCCTCGGCGCCCGCGCCGCCGACCAGCGGGCCTTCGTGCGCACCCTGGCCGAGCGGGGCATCGCGGCCCTGGTGGTGGAACTGGGCCCGCGTTTCACCCG contains the following coding sequences:
- a CDS encoding CTP synthase; the encoded protein is MPPKSSTTKHIFVTGGVASSLGKGLTASSLGMLLKARGLRVVMQKLDPYLNVDPGTMNPFQHGEVFVTNDGAETDLDIGHYERFLDRDLDGSANVTTGQVYSTVIAKERRGEYLGDTVQVIPHITNEIKHRIRRMATDEVDVVITEVGGTVGDIESLPFLETVRQVRHEVGRDNVFVVHISLLPYIGPSGELKTKPTQHSVAALRNIGIQPDAIVLRCDREVPTAIKRKISLMCDVDEAAVVACPDARSIYDIPKVVHAEGLDAYVVRKLDLPFRDVDWTTWDDLLDRVHNPDHEVTLALVGKYIDLPDAYLSVTEALRAGGFANRARVKIKWVTSDDCKTPAGAKAQLGDVDAICIPGGFGDRGVLGKVGAIRYARENKIPLLGLCLGLQCIVIEAARNLAGITDANSTEFDPATAHPVISTMAEQLDIVAGEGDMGGTMRLGMYPAKLAEGSIVREVYDGKEYIEERHRHRYEVNNAYRAELEKKAGIVFSGTSPDGKLVEYVEYPRDVHPYLVATQAHPELRSRPTRPHPLFAGLVKAAVERQQAGRKIAE
- a CDS encoding glycoside hydrolase family 15 protein, whose protein sequence is MAGRIEDYALIGDMQTAALVCRDGTVDWLCLPRFDSHAIFAGLLGTEEHGFWRLGPAHAADARPPAADRRSYRGDSLVLESEWDTPRGTVRVTDFMPPRDGAPQVIRIVEGVSGRVPMRSELRMRFSYGRVVPWVHKHDGRTVAVAGPDSVWFDTEVETYGKDLTTYADFTVTPGDRIAFTISWQPSHKEAPPLPEPEQSLEATEEFWRDWVEHCTYHGPYREAVIRSLITLKALTYAPTGGIVAAPTTSLPEEIGGVRNWDYRYTWLRDAAITLSSLLRTGYREEARAWREWLLRAVAGDPENLQIMYGIAGERELGEAELDWLPGYENSAPVRVGNGAAHQLQLDVYGEVTEALHLAHMTGLARNDYASLLQLKLIRYLEDHWQDPDEGIWEVRGPRRHFVHSKVMAWVAVDRTIKLIESGDADGPLERWKQLRDDIHRDVCEKGYDKERNTFTQSYGSQELDASLLLIPQMGFLPPDDKRVIGTIEAIQRELSTPDGFILRYPTEGESAGVDGLPGDEGAFLACSFWMADDLAMIGRVDEARQLFEKLLSLRNDLGLLAEEWDPRLKRQVGNFPQAFSHVPLIDTALRLTASGAYGG
- a CDS encoding flavin monoamine oxidase family protein; this translates as MSRTHALHVLRTLAADHAAAHRLGLPVAEARGVRRRSVLTGAAALAATATVATAAPVASAAARAAAPRIAVVGAGIAGLTAALTLRDAGYACTLYEAHPDRVGGRIHTQRDHWAYGQTSEIGAELIDTGHKKMLELCRRFSLPVEDFLGGGPNGAEEVLWFDGAYYPREQADEDFKDVYQALHRDLREAGEVMWNRTTEAGTALDTMSLYDWIESRVPGGHDSPLGRFFDAAYTVEYGADTTEQSALALVLLMGYQTNPGNFNVWGLSNERYHIVGGNDRLPRAIAGALPEGTIRHGWSLEAVRVAADGTQTLTFDESGAVRTVTADHTVLCVPLPVLQRIDLTRAGFDPRMRDLLRDARMGHCTKLNMQFTSRPWRGTGPWPGVSAGDCFTDTRVQQTWDTTRIQPGTGGILIQYGGGSLAKALAPAGPFSRESDPYVAGLAKTYLKEIDAFFPGTSAAWTGRAQLSAWHLSPYALGAYSYWPVGYLHRYAGYEGVAQGNIHIGGEHCSYDFQGFMEGGATEGERAAREVIAALG
- a CDS encoding APC family permease, translated to MAETHPAAPETPGREVHRLKADSVGLVGVVFMAVATAAPITAMTGNLPIAVGFGNGTGAPAGYLFATLVLTVFSVGYVAMARRITAAGAFYGYISHGLGRIAGMASGMLAVLAYIVFEASIVGVFSYFARTTVADQLGLDLPWIVYAAAMLLVTAVLSYFDINLTARALGVMLIAEIAVLFAVATAVLLHGGGPDGIPLEPVHPANAFGGASAGLGLFFAFWSWVGFESTAMYGEESRDPKRVIPRATIVSVVGVGLFYIYVSWMTIAGNGLKGSVDVSSGSSPLDLFFHPAHAYIGAWAVDAFQWLLITGSFACGMAFHQCAARYLYAIGREGFLHPALGRTHARHGSPYLASFVQSVIATALVGAFWLTGQDPYVHLYTLLAILGTMAILIVQTLCSFAVVGYFRKNHPEDRHWFRTLTAPLLGGIGMMAVVGLLVVNLDTAAGTAAGSLFFQAIPWIVGLVFFGGLGLGLYLRARRPERYEIIGRIVLEDAAERTDDDVKEAPAHA